From Ignavibacteriales bacterium:
ACGGCTGTTGAAACCAGGGGACGAAATTCTCATCACACAGCTTGATCACGAGGCGAACCGCGGTCCATGGCTCATGCTCAGGGAGCGGGGTGTTGTCGTCAACGAAGTGCTCTTGAGAAAAGACGGGACGCTGGATTACGACGACATGCGCTCGAGGATTGGATCGAAGACACGCCTGGTTGCCATCGGCATGGCGTCGAACGCTTTGGGGACAGTCAATAACATCGCACTGGCGCGTGAACTTGCATCGAAGGTCGGAGCCTGGTTGATGCTGGATGCCGTTCACTATGCACCCCACTTCTCCATCGATGTCGAAGCGATCGGTGCCGATTTCCTGATCTGCTCCGCCTACAAGTTCTACGGTCCCCATGTTGGCATACTGTATTCCCGCGAGGGACTTCTCGACCAGTTGGAACCGGATCGTCTTCGCACGCAGGATCAGCAATCGCCGTACAGAATTGAGACCGGGACACTCAACCATGCAGCAATCGCCGGTGTGAAGGCTTCCATCGACTACCTTGCCTCCCTCGGCTCGGGGGTAGATCTGCGTTCGCAGCTCGTCGCGGCGATGCAATGCATCGGTGAACACGAGCGTTCACTCGCCAGCACGCTCTATGATGGCTTGCGCCAACTTCCCGGCGTGACGATTTATGGGCAACCGTTCATATCCGGGCGGCGCGCTCCAACCATCTCGTTCACGATCGGGTCGCGAAGCGCCGTGGACGTTTGCAGCTACCTTGCAAAACGGGGTTTCTGCACATGGGACGGACACTTCTATGCCCTCCGCGCGATCGAGGTACTCGGGTTGCTCGATCGCGGGGGTGTGACACGCGTCGGAATATCCCTCTACAATTCAATGGACGAGGTCTCGAGGTTGCTCGGAGAACTGAATCTTGTTGCCACAAGTACGTGATCCAGGAATAGGGAGAATCATGCTATGAAAGCGCTCTTTATCGGGTTCGGGAACGTCGGACAAACAATTGCGCAGATACTCTGCGTCGAGAGGGAAAAACATCCTCAGCTCAAGAGCCTTGACCTCTCCATCATCGGCGTGGTGACGAAATCTCGCGGCTCGCTCGTCAACAACAATGGAATCGACATCGTGAAAGCGCTCCAGGAAATCAGAGACCAGGCAAGGTTCTCGTGGACGAATTTCGAACTCACGAGCATCAAGGGCCTTGAGGCGGCCCAGCAACTTGAGTATGATGTCCTCGTGGAGCTCTCGACGCTGTCAATAGCGGAACGCGGTGAGCCTGCACTCTCTCACGTCCGGGAAGCGCTCAAGCGCAGAAAACACGTCGTCACAGCAAACAAAGGACCTGCGGCATTCGCATGGCACGAGCTTCACTCGCTCGCCGCAAAGAATGGTGTGAGCTTCCTGTATGAATCGACGGTCATGGACGGAACGCCTGTCTTCAACCTGGCGAAGCATGGCTTGAAGGGCTGTACTATTGTAGGAGTATCCGGGGTCCTGAACTCGACAACGAATTTTGTTCTGTCGCGCATGGAAAAGGGGGAATCAATCGAAGAAGCGGTCAAGGTTGCTCAAATGGAAGGCTTCGCGGAAGCAGACCCGAGGAACGACCTTGAAGGCTGGGATGCGGCAGCGAAGATCTCCGTGCTCGCGAATGCGCTGATGGAGGCATCCATCACACCCCTCGATGTTGATCGACAGGGCATCATGCACGTCACAGTCGCCGACGCCCAGAACGCGGTGAAATCAGGCAAGAATCTCAAATTGATTTGCAGCGCCCGGAGGGAGGGGGATCGTGTGCAGGCGAGGGTTCGACTTGAAGAGATTGAGCGGGGACATCCTTTTGCACCGATAAGGGAGAGCGGCTCAATCCTGATGATCGAGACCGATCTCCTTGCCCCGTTTGTGATTGCAGAGACAGATCCGACGCTCTACGATACCGCCTACGGCGTCATCAACGACCTGATGAGTCTGCCCATCGCCTAGATCGGGATGTTCCGGGGAAAGAAATGCCGGGAACGTCGAATCAGTCTTTTCGTATTGCCAGAAACTTTGCGACAGACTCGACGAGCGTGACGTAGTTGTACGGTTTTTGCAGATAGCCGATAACACCAGTCCCGTCAAACGTCCTTGTCACATCCTCGATGGGAAATCCCGAGGAAATGACAACCTTCACGTGAGGATCGAGCGCCTTCAACTGGTTGAACGTCGCTTCTCCGCTTATGCCGGGCAGTGACAGATCCAGCACCACGAGGTCGATTTCTTTGGAGTGGCTGCGGTAGAATTCTATTCCCTCTTCGCCCGTCGCAAGACCGACTACCATGACCCCCTCGTCGAACATCGCATCGCGAAACACGATGCGTATGTGCTCCTCATCCTCGATCATTAGCACGAGTCCTGTGACAGATCCTCCTCCACCCGCGTCTTCCATGCCACTGCTCCTTTTCTTATCGCACCCGGCGGTGCGCACACTCAAAAGCCATGATGCTCCGTTCTCGCAATGATCTCATCCTGCAGCGATCTGCCAAGATCGCAGAAATAGTCGCTGTATCCGGCCACCCGCACAATCAGATCACGGTGTTGCTCCGGATTCGCCTGCGCATCCCGGAGTGTCTGTGCGTTCACGACGTTGAACTGGATGTGGTGTCCTCCCATCGTAAAGTACGACCGCACAAGGTGAGCGAGATTCTCGATACCCTTCTCGGTTTCCAGAAGCTGTGGTGAGAATTTCTGGTTCAGAAGCGTTCCACCGGTCCGGACATGGTCCATCTTCGCTGCGGATTTCAGAACAGCTGTCGGTCCGTGACGATCGGCTCCCTGAACAGGAGAAATACCTTCCGAGAGCGGCGTCGAGGCTTTTCGCCCATCCGGCGTCGCACCTGTGACGGAGCCAAAATAGACGTGGCAGGTTGTCGGCAGGAGGTTGATCCTGTAGACGCCTCCTTTTGTATTCTTCCGGCCGTTGACCACATCATAGAAAGTATCGAACACCCAACGCATCACTGTGTCTGCGTAGTCCTCGTCATTGCCATATTTCGGCGTCTTATTGACCAAGAGCAAGCGCGTTGGTTCGAGTCCGTCGAAATTCGTGCTGAGTGACTTCAGAAGGTCTCTCATCGTCATCGATTTCTTCTCGAACACGTGATGGAGAATCGCCACGAAGCTGTCGGTAATCGTCCCAACTCCGACTCCCTGGATGTAGTTGGTGTTGTACCGCGCCCCGCCACAATTGTAGTCCTTCCCCTTCTTCACACAATCATCGATGAGTACCGATAGGAGCGGCACAGGCATGTAGTTCGCATACAGCCGTTCGATAATATTGTTGCCCTTCAGTTTGATGTCGATGAAGTGCTTCAACTGGCGTTTGAATGCATCCTGCAGCTGATCGAAGGAGGTGAATTGCCCGGGATCTCCGGACTCGATTCCGATCTTCTTGCCGGTTCTCGGATCAACGCCGTTGAACAGCGTAATCTCAAGCACCTTGGGGAGGTTGAAATAACCCGTCAGGATATAGCTTTCTTTACCGAAAGCCCCGGTTTCGACGCATCCGCTTGCGCCGCCGCATCTCGCGTCCTCAAGAGTTTTACCTTGCCGCAAGAGTTCATCCACAATTGTATCGGCATTGAAGATCGAGGGTTGACCGCGACCGTGGCGGAGGATCCGGCAGGCATGTTTCAAAAACTCTTCCGGGTTCTTCTTGCTGAGTTGTATGTTCGAGCTCGGCTGGACGAGCTGCATCTCGTCTATAACGTCGAGGATAAGATGCGTCAACTCGTTGACGCCATCACTACCATCAGCCTTCATCCCGCCTGTGTTGATGTTGGCGAAATCGGTGTATGTCGAGCTTTCCGCTGCCGTGACGCCCACCTTCGGAGGCGCCGGCTGATTGTTGAACTTCACCCAGAAACATTCCAGCAGTTCCTTCGCCTTCTCCGGGTCAAGCGTTCCTTCGTCGAGCCCCTTCCGGTAGAACGGATAGAGGTGCTGATCGATACGGCCCGGATTGAATGCATCCCAGGGGTTCAATTCCGTTATGACGCCGAGGTGAACAAACCAATAGTACTGCAGTGCTTCCCAGAAGTTTGTGGGAGCGTTGGCGGGAACGCGGCGGCAGACCTGTTCCACGGCGCTCAGTTCGGACTTGCGAACGGGATCAGGCTCTTTCTCGGCAAGTTCGTGTACTTCGTCAGCATATCGGCGGGCGAGCGTCAACACCGCGTCGATGCTGACGTCCATCGCTTTGAGCTCTTCCCGTTTGCTGTACGCCTCGGGATCGTCGATGAAATCGAGAGAAGCGAGAGCCTCGCCGATCTCCTGTTTGAAGTCCAGCATTCCTTTCCGATAGATCTTGTCGTCCAGCACCGTGTGCCCCGGTGCCCGCTGCTCCATGAACTCTGTGAAGATGCCGGTTTCGTACGCGGCGCGCCACTCACCCGTCATTTCGTCGAAGATCTTTTCGCGGATTGTCTTTCCGGACCAGTAGGGGATGATCTTCTCCTGGTACAGCAGTTTGGTTTCGTCGCTCACCCGGAACCATACCTTTTCGCGATTGTTGAGGATTTCCAAATCCTGAACTGTGTGGCAGCAAAGCTCCGGAAAGGAATATGTCGCCTTCGGTGCGGGACCGCGCTCACCGACGATGAGTTCTCCCTCATTGATGCAAATCTCTTTCTTCTCCATGATGCGTCTGAACGCGAGAGCTCTCCGCATCGGAGGAGAGAGAAAGGCCCCTTCCTGATAAAACTCGGTCATCAGCAGCGCGCGTTCCGGCGAGACGTGCGGGATAGCGCTCATGCTTTGCTCGCGGAGTTTTCTCACACGATCGGTCATCGATTAGCCTCCGATAGAAACTGTGGGAACGTAGCGATGGAGTTCTTTCACGATCAGACTCAGGTCATCGGCGGACGGGGGGACCGTCTGCAGCATCTCATCGTCCGTTCCCAGCCTCTTGTACTTTTCCACCCCGCTCGCGTGGTATGGAAGGAGATTGACCTCGGAAACATTCCCCAGCGAAGCAATGAAGACCCCCGACTCCCGTATGCTGACCGGGTCGTCGTTTACGCCTGGAATGATCGGGATCCTCACAATTACATCTTTCCCCCATTCTGCGAGACGCTTCAGGTTACTTAAGATCAGTCTGTTGGGTACTCCAACATACTCGCGGTGCTTCTGGTCGTCGAGCGTCTTGAGATCATACAAGAAGAGATCCACGAGCGGACTGAGACGTTGGAGGATCTCGGGAGAAGTGAATCCCGTCGTGTCCACAACTGTGTGGATACCCTTCAATTTGCAGGCGCCCAGGAGAGAGTGGAGAAATTCGTGCTGGAGCATGGGTTCTCCACCGGAAAAAGAGGCCCCTCCACCTGATTGTTCGTAAAAAATTACGTCTTTTTCGACCTCCTTCATTACATCGAATTCAGACATTTCCTTGCCGACAATTTCCCTCGCTTCGGCATTGCAGGCTTCTATGCATTCACCGCATTCGACGCAGAGATCGCGGGTCGTCGAGAACCCCCCATCCACCCTTCTGATTGCGTCATTCTTGCACAGCACAAGGCACTCGCCGCACCGGATACATCGGTCATTCCGGAGGAAGAGCTGCTGGTCGGGCGCGATCGACTCCGGATTGTGACACCAGCTGCAATGGAGCGGGCATCCCTTCAGGAAGACGGTTGTCCGAATCCCAGGCCCGTCATTGACGGAAAACCGCTGTATGTTGAACACCAGACCCTTCATATCATCCTGGAAACTTGCCAGTAGGGAAAACCAATCACAATTTCAAACGGGGAGACGGTGGGATAAAGTACGACGAAAGATATCGAGAATCAATCTTGATCAGAAAGAGGGAATCCGCATCCATATTTGGGCGCACGATTGCTTGTTCCGTCTGTTTTTGCCGCATGGTTCTTGTTCATGAGCGAGATTTGACATAGATTGTCGATCATTTCGGCCGTTGGTGCCGCGATCCGGCGGTCCCGGCCTTCAATCTGAAGAACTTTAGAGGAAAGCGCTATGTCACTACCAAACTATGCCTTCTTCAAAGACAAGATCGTTCCGTACTCCGAGGCAAAAGTCGGAGTGCTGACACACGGTTTGAACTATGGGACAGGAGTCTTCGGCGGAATACGGGGATATTGGAACGATATCGAAAAAGATCTGTTCGTTTTCAGACCCCTTGATCATTTCCAACGCTTTCTGGAATCCACACGATTGCTGCGGATGGAGCTCTCGTTCACGCGTGAGGAGATCACCGCGATCCTCATGGATCTGATCAGAAAAGAGGATCTCCGCGAAGACGTGTATGTGCGTCCGCTCGCGTTCTATGGCGATGAGATTATTGGCGTCCGACTCCACAATGTCACCCCCATCCTTTCCATCTCGGTACTCCCCTTCGGACGATACATCGAGAAGGAAGAGGGAGCCCATGTCATGTTCTCCTCATGGAGAAGGATCGACGACAACGTCATCCCCGCGCGTGGCAAGATCACGGGAGGTTATGTGAATTCGGCCCTGGCGAAGTCTGACGCAAACCTGGCCGGCTTCGATGAGGCGATTCTGCTGAATCAGGATGGGCATATTTCCGAAGGTTCTGCGGAGAACATTTTTATCTATCGCAAAGGAAAGATCGTCACTCCCCCCGTGACGGACAATATCCTTGAGGGAATTACGCGCAATACCATGATGGCACTCCTGCGTGACGAACTGGGCATGGAAGTCGTCGAGCGGCCGATTGATCGGACAGAGGTGTATCTTTCGGACGAAGTTTTCATGGTTGCGACGGGAGCTCAAATCGTGGCAATCACGCGCATTGATCACCGAAAGCTCGGCTCAGGGACGATGGGACCTGTGACACTGAAACTCAGGGATCTTTACTTCAATGTCGTGCGCGGAAAAGTACCGAAGTACCGGCATTGGTGCCAGCCCGTGTACGGGAACAAGTAAACGCTGCAGTATTGCTCAAAACAGAAGGGGCTGTCCAAAGTTGGTCGGATCGGCGATCCGACTGACAAGGAGACAGCCCCTTCATGCATCAAAAGCGATGAATCACACCAGCTGAAAGCTCATTTCAACTCACTTCCGCCCATTTACCTCCTTCAGACTTTCAAACATCGCGACAACATTTTTCACCGGCACATTGCCCTGAATATTGTGAACGGCATTGAAGATGAACCCACCGTTCTTCCCGAAGATCTCGCAACGCTTCAGGACTTCCGATCGAACCTCCTCTGGTGTACCGAACATCAGGGTTTTCTGAGTATCCACTCCTCCTCCCCAAAACACCAGGTCAGCACCGAACTGCTTCTTCAGATCCTCAGGATCCATTCCAGCCGCAGAACATTGCACAGGATTGAGAATGTCGAAACCCGATTCGATGAGCGACGGAATCAACGAGATGACGGAGCCACAGGTATGCTTGAACGTCTTCCACGTGGTATTCGCATGTATCCAGTCATTGATACGTCTGTAATACGGATGGTAGAGGGAATGATACGTTTCAACTGAACAGAACGTAGACCACTGAGTGCCAAAATCTGTTCCACAGACGAACGTGGCATCGACGAGGTCACCCACCCGCTGATGTATCGTTGTCAGGTTCTGTATAGCTACCTCGCACTGGTGTTCGAAAATGGCATGGACGTACGCCGGTCTCGTGAGCGTCGTAATGTACCACTCCTCTATATCGCGGACTCCCTTCGGGTGCTTCAAAAACGGAGCGGGTACAAGAGCAATATCTCCGAATGCGAGTCCGCCAAATGTCGCTATGACGCCCCGGCCCGACTTCGCCGCTTCTCTTGCTGCCACACCGAAATATTCGAGGTCGCGTTCCGAAATCGGAGTAAACTCCTCGACGTTGTTTTCCGGATTGAGCTTTTCCTCGTCGATCGGATCCTGCCTGATGATACTGTCGAAGAAATAC
This genomic window contains:
- a CDS encoding cysteine desulfurase-like protein, whose translation is MNSQTLPAASELLFARRADFPSLRREFQGQPLVYFDGPGGTQIPRSVIDAIIHYYTTCNSNTHGAFITTQESDELLEQTRRSVAAFLGARGPQCISFGANMTTLSFSLSHAVGRLLKPGDEILITQLDHEANRGPWLMLRERGVVVNEVLLRKDGTLDYDDMRSRIGSKTRLVAIGMASNALGTVNNIALARELASKVGAWLMLDAVHYAPHFSIDVEAIGADFLICSAYKFYGPHVGILYSREGLLDQLEPDRLRTQDQQSPYRIETGTLNHAAIAGVKASIDYLASLGSGVDLRSQLVAAMQCIGEHERSLASTLYDGLRQLPGVTIYGQPFISGRRAPTISFTIGSRSAVDVCSYLAKRGFCTWDGHFYALRAIEVLGLLDRGGVTRVGISLYNSMDEVSRLLGELNLVATST
- a CDS encoding response regulator; translation: MEDAGGGGSVTGLVLMIEDEEHIRIVFRDAMFDEGVMVVGLATGEEGIEFYRSHSKEIDLVVLDLSLPGISGEATFNQLKALDPHVKVVISSGFPIEDVTRTFDGTGVIGYLQKPYNYVTLVESVAKFLAIRKD
- a CDS encoding glycyl radical protein, with protein sequence MTDRVRKLREQSMSAIPHVSPERALLMTEFYQEGAFLSPPMRRALAFRRIMEKKEICINEGELIVGERGPAPKATYSFPELCCHTVQDLEILNNREKVWFRVSDETKLLYQEKIIPYWSGKTIREKIFDEMTGEWRAAYETGIFTEFMEQRAPGHTVLDDKIYRKGMLDFKQEIGEALASLDFIDDPEAYSKREELKAMDVSIDAVLTLARRYADEVHELAEKEPDPVRKSELSAVEQVCRRVPANAPTNFWEALQYYWFVHLGVITELNPWDAFNPGRIDQHLYPFYRKGLDEGTLDPEKAKELLECFWVKFNNQPAPPKVGVTAAESSTYTDFANINTGGMKADGSDGVNELTHLILDVIDEMQLVQPSSNIQLSKKNPEEFLKHACRILRHGRGQPSIFNADTIVDELLRQGKTLEDARCGGASGCVETGAFGKESYILTGYFNLPKVLEITLFNGVDPRTGKKIGIESGDPGQFTSFDQLQDAFKRQLKHFIDIKLKGNNIIERLYANYMPVPLLSVLIDDCVKKGKDYNCGGARYNTNYIQGVGVGTITDSFVAILHHVFEKKSMTMRDLLKSLSTNFDGLEPTRLLLVNKTPKYGNDEDYADTVMRWVFDTFYDVVNGRKNTKGGVYRINLLPTTCHVYFGSVTGATPDGRKASTPLSEGISPVQGADRHGPTAVLKSAAKMDHVRTGGTLLNQKFSPQLLETEKGIENLAHLVRSYFTMGGHHIQFNVVNAQTLRDAQANPEQHRDLIVRVAGYSDYFCDLGRSLQDEIIARTEHHGF
- a CDS encoding glycyl-radical enzyme activating protein; amino-acid sequence: MKGLVFNIQRFSVNDGPGIRTTVFLKGCPLHCSWCHNPESIAPDQQLFLRNDRCIRCGECLVLCKNDAIRRVDGGFSTTRDLCVECGECIEACNAEAREIVGKEMSEFDVMKEVEKDVIFYEQSGGGASFSGGEPMLQHEFLHSLLGACKLKGIHTVVDTTGFTSPEILQRLSPLVDLFLYDLKTLDDQKHREYVGVPNRLILSNLKRLAEWGKDVIVRIPIIPGVNDDPVSIRESGVFIASLGNVSEVNLLPYHASGVEKYKRLGTDDEMLQTVPPSADDLSLIVKELHRYVPTVSIGG
- a CDS encoding branched-chain amino acid transaminase, encoding MSLPNYAFFKDKIVPYSEAKVGVLTHGLNYGTGVFGGIRGYWNDIEKDLFVFRPLDHFQRFLESTRLLRMELSFTREEITAILMDLIRKEDLREDVYVRPLAFYGDEIIGVRLHNVTPILSISVLPFGRYIEKEEGAHVMFSSWRRIDDNVIPARGKITGGYVNSALAKSDANLAGFDEAILLNQDGHISEGSAENIFIYRKGKIVTPPVTDNILEGITRNTMMALLRDELGMEVVERPIDRTEVYLSDEVFMVATGAQIVAITRIDHRKLGSGTMGPVTLKLRDLYFNVVRGKVPKYRHWCQPVYGNK